In a genomic window of Phyllostomus discolor isolate MPI-MPIP mPhyDis1 chromosome 5, mPhyDis1.pri.v3, whole genome shotgun sequence:
- the MRPS16 gene encoding 28S ribosomal protein S16, mitochondrial, translating to MVQLTTFLCKAYHGGHLTIRLALGGCTNRPFYRIVAAHNKCPRDGRFVEQLGSYDPLPNSHGEKLVALNLDRIRHWIGCGAHLSKPVEKLLGLAGFFPLHPMVITSAERLRRKRAREILLASQKTDTEAAETKVS from the exons ATGGTCCAGCTTA CTACTTTCCTCTGCAAGGCCTACCATGGAGGCCACTTAACCATCCGTCTTGCTCTGGGTGGCTGTACCAACCGGCCTTTCTACCGCATCGTGGCAGCTCACAACAAGTGTCCCAGGGATGGCCGTTTCGTGGAGCAGCTAGGCTCCTATGATCCACTGCCCAACAGTCACGGAGAGAAACTCGTGGCTCTCAACCTGGACCGGATCCGGCATTGGATTGGCTGTGGGGCCCACCTCTCTAAACCTGTGGAAAAACTTTTGG GTCTTGCTGGTTTTTTCCCTCTGCATCCCATGGTGATCACAAGTGCTGAGAGGCTTCGACGGAAACGGGCACGTGAAATCCTCTTAGCGTCTCAGAAAACAGATACGGAAGCTGCAGAAACAAAAGTGAGCTGA